A DNA window from Haliovirga abyssi contains the following coding sequences:
- a CDS encoding 5'-nucleotidase, lipoprotein e(P4) family — protein MKKIGSFIAGILLSATVFAGTSEYVVQRGDTLSKIANKNKISVQKIMQFNNLKNMNFIREGQRLKLMPMYSQKNLNEQMVMAANWYQTSGEMQALSYQAFNMAKIIYYADLTSNKDNEQKRAVVVDIDETVLNNSPYDAGSIETNNSYPKEWNDWVKSEQAVPLPGAVEFLNFVVKNKGDVYYISNRSVKLLQPTINNLKKFGFPEADKEHVLLKGKTSNKEPRREQVAKNHRIVLLMGDNLNDFSYVFRGKTMSEKADLVDNLKSQFGNKFVLLPNPLYGDWEGDIYKGNWGMTPEQKNKARKEHLVKWE, from the coding sequence GTGAAAAAGATTGGCAGTTTTATTGCAGGAATACTTTTATCAGCAACAGTTTTTGCGGGAACATCAGAGTATGTAGTTCAAAGGGGTGACACTTTATCGAAAATTGCAAATAAGAACAAAATTAGCGTTCAAAAAATTATGCAATTTAATAATTTGAAAAATATGAATTTTATCAGAGAAGGTCAAAGACTGAAATTAATGCCTATGTATAGCCAAAAAAATTTAAATGAACAAATGGTAATGGCAGCAAATTGGTATCAAACTTCAGGAGAGATGCAAGCATTATCATATCAAGCATTTAATATGGCCAAAATAATCTACTATGCAGATTTGACTTCTAACAAAGATAATGAACAAAAAAGAGCAGTAGTTGTAGATATAGATGAAACAGTTTTAAATAACAGTCCATATGATGCAGGATCTATTGAAACTAATAATTCATATCCAAAAGAATGGAATGATTGGGTTAAATCAGAGCAAGCAGTTCCATTACCTGGTGCAGTAGAATTTTTAAATTTTGTTGTAAAAAATAAAGGTGATGTTTATTATATATCGAATAGAAGTGTTAAGCTATTACAACCTACAATTAATAATTTAAAGAAATTTGGATTTCCAGAAGCAGACAAAGAGCATGTATTATTAAAAGGTAAAACTTCAAATAAAGAACCGAGAAGAGAACAGGTAGCTAAAAATCATAGAATTGTATTGTTAATGGGAGATAATCTTAATGATTTTTCATATGTATTTAGAGGAAAAACAATGTCAGAAAAAGCTGATTTAGTTGATAATTTAAAATCACAATTTGGAAATAAATTTGTATTGCTTCCAAATCCATTATATGGAGATTGGGAAGGAGATATTTATAAAGGAAATTGGGGAATGACACCAGAGCAAAAAAATAAAGCAAGAAAAGAACATTTAGTAAAATGGGAATAA
- a CDS encoding sensor domain-containing diguanylate cyclase yields the protein MKIKLRKLTIFYSLILIGFVFAYQFFSFPQFLLIGIILSLIFSLIILQLIYRLESFSKNENSSYPIENKISFLEFSKVNQFVQTLIYKNKIIDAVNIALTKSSNSINFFKVASENLGVVFNTPNIYFILYDPTTGLYEKTFSNGNFLDRTFNIDFKFLDQYQKNIIPPELFSTVFKNEDINLQNLGILKLHSSLNYIGYILLGYSNKLMDPDFFSEYNSVLLQVSTSFDLHINHSQLRKKIRELDLLNKIITLMEKDKDLNEIYHLYLTYLTSNDGIGFNRAILFSKNGNFFFGEKAIGEITEEEAKSTWEKIEKCPIEFFYSPSEIIKPINKIVNSSKINYSNDIYLKTILAKQNYETVNLNFSNFSESNKKVFKKFNLENFILVPLISYDTILGFVIVDNKFDKKKYTEYRLNSLINFSHQTALVINNLHLYQKNKKIAIIDELTQLYNRRFFDTSSKNEMTRSIRENIPLSLIMIDIDHFKNYNDNNGHIAGDILLSTISKLFKDTCRETDFVCRYGGEEFSIILPNTDMNGASELAEKVRTKVAENTFPYEELQPLGNLTISLGVSNYPETATTLEELKQQSDEALYSSKHSGRNKVTLWNEKIECDLK from the coding sequence ATGAAAATAAAATTAAGAAAACTAACCATTTTTTATTCTTTAATTTTAATTGGATTCGTTTTTGCATATCAATTTTTTTCTTTTCCACAGTTTCTTTTAATCGGAATAATATTATCACTGATTTTTTCTTTAATTATTCTTCAATTGATATATCGTTTGGAATCATTTTCAAAAAATGAAAATAGTTCTTATCCTATAGAAAATAAAATTTCTTTTTTAGAGTTTTCAAAAGTTAATCAATTTGTACAAACTTTGATCTATAAAAACAAAATAATTGATGCTGTTAATATTGCTTTAACTAAAAGCAGTAATTCTATTAACTTTTTTAAAGTTGCAAGTGAAAATTTAGGAGTTGTTTTTAACACTCCAAACATATATTTTATTTTATACGATCCTACAACTGGTCTTTATGAAAAAACTTTTTCTAATGGGAATTTTTTAGATAGAACTTTTAATATTGATTTTAAATTTTTAGACCAATATCAAAAAAATATAATTCCACCAGAACTTTTTTCTACTGTATTTAAAAATGAGGATATAAACTTGCAAAATCTTGGAATATTAAAGCTACATTCTTCATTGAATTATATTGGATATATCCTTCTTGGTTATTCTAATAAATTAATGGATCCTGATTTTTTTTCAGAATATAATTCTGTTTTATTACAAGTATCTACTTCATTTGACTTACATATAAACCATTCTCAACTAAGAAAAAAAATAAGAGAACTAGATTTATTAAATAAAATTATAACATTAATGGAAAAAGATAAAGATTTAAATGAAATATATCATTTATATTTAACTTATCTTACATCAAATGATGGCATTGGGTTTAATAGAGCTATACTATTTTCAAAAAATGGAAATTTTTTCTTTGGAGAAAAAGCTATTGGTGAGATTACAGAAGAGGAAGCAAAATCTACTTGGGAAAAAATAGAAAAATGTCCAATAGAATTTTTTTATTCTCCTTCTGAAATAATAAAACCAATTAACAAAATTGTTAATTCTTCCAAAATAAACTATAGTAATGATATTTATCTAAAAACTATTTTAGCTAAACAAAATTATGAAACTGTAAATTTAAATTTTTCAAATTTTTCTGAAAGCAACAAAAAAGTTTTTAAAAAATTTAATCTTGAAAATTTTATTTTAGTACCGTTAATTTCATATGATACTATTCTTGGATTTGTTATTGTTGATAATAAATTTGATAAGAAAAAATATACGGAATATAGATTAAATTCATTAATAAATTTTTCTCATCAAACTGCATTAGTTATTAATAATTTACACCTGTATCAAAAAAATAAAAAAATAGCTATAATAGATGAACTTACTCAATTATATAACAGACGTTTCTTTGATACTTCTTCAAAAAATGAGATGACTAGAAGCATACGAGAAAATATTCCTTTGTCATTAATTATGATTGATATAGATCATTTTAAAAATTACAATGATAATAATGGCCATATTGCAGGAGATATTCTTCTTAGCACTATTTCTAAATTATTTAAAGATACATGTAGAGAAACAGATTTTGTATGTAGATATGGTGGAGAAGAATTTTCTATTATTTTGCCAAATACCGATATGAACGGAGCATCTGAACTTGCTGAAAAAGTACGAACAAAAGTTGCTGAAAATACTTTTCCATATGAGGAATTACAACCATTGGGGAATCTTACTATTAGCCTTGGAGTTTCTAATTATCCAGAAACAGCAACAACTTTAGAAGAACTAAAGCAACAATCAGATGAAGCCTTATATAGCTCTAAACACAGTGGAAGAAATAAAGTAACCTTATGGAATGAAAAAATAGAATGTGATTTAAAATAA
- the kdsB gene encoding 3-deoxy-manno-octulosonate cytidylyltransferase, whose product MKILGVIPARYGSSRFEGKPLALINGKTMIEWVYKRALKSNVDKLIVATDDMRIYDKVKEFGGDVMMTSNSHKTGTDRIIEVAKEWNEYDVIINIQGDEPLIEVEMINQLIVPFVENSKLKMATLKHEISNKNNIVNPNIVKVITDKNGYALYFSRTPIPYNRDKKDAKYYRHIGIYGYNRQFLLNYNNLEKSVLEEMESLEQLRALENGYKIKVETTNFDVRGVDTPEDLHEVERIIKIKGIKI is encoded by the coding sequence ATGAAAATATTAGGAGTTATTCCTGCTAGATATGGTTCTAGCAGATTTGAAGGGAAGCCATTAGCATTAATTAATGGAAAAACAATGATAGAATGGGTTTATAAAAGGGCGTTGAAATCAAATGTAGATAAACTAATTGTGGCTACTGATGATATGAGGATTTATGATAAAGTTAAAGAATTTGGCGGAGATGTTATGATGACTTCTAATTCTCACAAAACAGGCACAGATAGGATAATAGAAGTAGCAAAAGAATGGAATGAGTATGATGTTATAATAAATATCCAAGGTGATGAACCATTAATTGAAGTAGAGATGATTAATCAATTGATTGTTCCATTTGTAGAAAATTCTAAATTAAAAATGGCTACTTTAAAGCATGAAATATCGAATAAAAATAATATTGTTAATCCAAATATTGTAAAAGTAATTACTGATAAAAATGGATATGCTCTATATTTTAGCAGAACTCCAATACCATATAATAGAGACAAAAAAGATGCAAAATATTATAGACATATTGGAATTTATGGATATAATAGACAATTTTTATTAAATTATAACAATTTAGAAAAAAGTGTGTTAGAGGAAATGGAATCTTTAGAACAATTAAGAGCATTGGAAAATGGATATAAAATTAAAGTTGAAACTACAAATTTTGATGTACGAGGAGTAGATACTCCTGAAGATTTGCATGAAGTTGAAAGAATAATAAAAATAAAAGGAATTAAAATATAA
- a CDS encoding type III PLP-dependent enzyme, translating into MKLTEKLIRDTKNIETPALIMDLDIIENNYKSLVKNIDNSQIFFAVKANSHPKIVERLVRLGSSFDVASIGELDLVLSKNADVKKISFGNTIKKSKHIKYAYEKGVRIFVADEFLEIDKIAINAPNSKLFVRMQMSDSDSDWPLTKKFGTNIEKAKQLLIYAKEKGVIPYGISFHVGSQCYDKYIWKTALLKTKDIFDELREEGINLKFINTGGGMPIKHIREIPTIEEISDVINDTIKTSFEEYKDLIVAVEPGRSMVGNAGILISEVILRSEKEKNEWLYIDSGVFHGLMETSQGFKYEIIVPNRAGELCNYTLSGPTCDSVDTMYENIQLPDDIEIGDRVYFINAGAYTTGYASNFNGIEPPKIYFLDEIL; encoded by the coding sequence ATGAAACTTACAGAAAAATTAATCAGGGATACTAAAAATATAGAGACACCAGCATTAATTATGGATTTGGATATAATAGAAAATAATTATAAGTCATTAGTAAAAAATATTGATAATTCACAAATATTTTTTGCAGTAAAGGCTAATTCTCACCCTAAGATTGTGGAAAGATTAGTTAGATTAGGCTCTTCATTTGATGTAGCCTCTATAGGTGAATTAGATTTAGTTTTGTCGAAAAATGCTGATGTGAAAAAAATAAGTTTTGGTAATACAATAAAAAAATCTAAACATATAAAATATGCTTATGAAAAAGGAGTTAGAATATTTGTAGCAGATGAGTTTTTAGAAATAGATAAAATAGCAATTAATGCTCCTAATTCGAAGTTATTTGTAAGAATGCAAATGTCAGATTCTGATAGTGATTGGCCTTTGACAAAAAAATTTGGAACAAATATAGAAAAAGCAAAACAACTACTTATATATGCAAAAGAAAAAGGAGTTATTCCATATGGAATATCATTTCATGTAGGGTCACAATGTTATGATAAATATATATGGAAGACAGCACTTTTGAAAACAAAAGATATATTTGATGAATTGAGGGAAGAAGGGATAAATTTAAAATTTATAAATACTGGTGGAGGTATGCCAATAAAACATATTAGAGAAATTCCTACAATTGAAGAGATTAGTGATGTAATTAATGATACTATAAAAACATCTTTTGAGGAATATAAAGATTTAATTGTAGCTGTGGAACCTGGAAGGTCAATGGTTGGTAATGCGGGGATTTTAATTTCAGAAGTAATATTAAGATCAGAAAAAGAAAAAAATGAATGGCTTTATATTGATAGTGGAGTTTTTCACGGTTTAATGGAAACATCACAGGGATTCAAATATGAAATTATAGTCCCAAATAGAGCAGGAGAACTTTGTAATTATACATTATCAGGTCCAACTTGTGATAGCGTAGATACAATGTATGAAAATATTCAGTTACCAGATGATATTGAAATAGGAGATAGGGTATATTTTATAAATGCAGGAGCATATACTACTGGATATGCTAGTAATTTTAATGGAATAGAACCACCAAAAATTTATTTTTTAGATGAAATTTTATAA